In Brachypodium distachyon strain Bd21 chromosome 2, Brachypodium_distachyon_v3.0, whole genome shotgun sequence, one genomic interval encodes:
- the LOC100830926 gene encoding formin-like protein 14, giving the protein MPPPPPPSTFFLFLFLLLQTTSATHNLRLLQSADAAGIPPPPPPPPHRHHRNPPRHPPPPPPSSTSLPPPPPPTNPASSPPTSAPAPTTPPPPPPTPKFTSSSTTPPTPPDNGGYPFTNNPFFPTTSSPPPPDQQQQQQPASGNGGFPTFPANISTLQPPDASSSTNHGRFPLLQALLLAFLSLCLLLLSALLSIHLFRRLRPRSPPSSSSAASSSHRCNGNDEEEEEEEGRSLKPPPMPTSSSNPSTEFLYLGTLATPPTNPRPGSPELRPLPPLPRVGPPSGEFASRTSASTAPRDDNTAASSSSLSPSSPSATSPTLGSSPVSIRPPSIPQPRGRAPPHNPSPPKRRPPPPPNAWNPFLAPAPQAAAAAASAPSDDDSSIAAAEDMRKSRPLHSDKLKPGSLHMKDEMIKLYLNNSASAAREVCLLGAPRCHSIGMLLGSLGVSEEQLCDALLEGNAHGLGVEALRMLSQLVLTNEEELKRRYSKDDPPAKLCVVDAFLKTILDIPFAFKRVDAMLYVSNFYLEVNQLRMSYATLEAACQELRNSRLFHKVLAAVLNFGNLMSINIGSPNSHALEPNTLLKIVDVKGADGKAALLQFVVQEILRPEGHNLNPMYSASATCKTNASTLTYNVDSRKHGLQVVSKLAAELTNTKKAASIDIMSLSRNVSELGVGLGKVHDVLRLNGMAASAESARRFHNAMSTFLRQAEEEILKLQAQESACLSLVKEITEYFHSDPASDEAQMSRIFVGVREFLAMLDRICKEAGEIDDSGRIGSTTTMNWMAAPMGMTP; this is encoded by the exons atgccgccgccgccgccgccatctaccttcttcctcttcctcttcctcctcctccaaaccacctCCGCCACCCATAACCTCCGCCTTCTCCAatccgccgacgccgccggaatcccccctccgccgccccctcccccTCACCGGCACCACCGCAACCCACCTCGCCATCCCCCTCCCCCACCACCTTCATCAACCTCcctcccgcctccgccgccgcccacaaATCCCGCCTCCTCACCGCCAACATCCGCTCCGGCTCCGAcaaccccgccgccgccgccgccaacgcccaAGTTCACCTCCTCCTCAACCACGCCGCCCACCCCGCCGGACAACGGCGGCTACCCCTTCACCAACAACCCCTTCTTCCCCACCACctcgtcgcctcctcctcccgaccagcaacagcagcagcagcccgcaTCGGGGAACGGCGGCTTCCCGACCTTCCCGGCCAACATCTCCACCCTCCAACCCCCGGACGCATCTTCCTCCACCAACCATGGCCGCTTCCCGCTGCTGCaggcgctcctcctcgccttcctctccctctgcctgctcctcctctccgccctcctctccatccacctcttccgccgcctccgcccccgttccccgccttcttcctcctccgccgcctcttccTCGCACCGCTGCAACGGcaacgacgaggaagaagaagaagaagaggggcgCAGCCtgaagccgccgccgatgccgacctcctcctccaacccCAGCACCGAGTTCCTctacctcggcaccctcgccacCCCACCGACGAACCCCCGCCCGGGCTccccggagctccgcccgctcccgccgctgccccgCGTCGGCCCGCCCTCCGGCGAGTTCGCATCCCgcacctccgcctccaccgctCCCCGAGACGACAACACTGCCGCCTCATCCTCCTCGCTCTCCCCTTCATCGCCGTCGGCCACTTCGCCGACGCTCGGCTCCAGCCCCGTCAGCATTCGCCCGCCGTCCATCCCGCAGCCCCGcggccgagctcctcctcacaacccctcgccgccgaagcgaaggccgccgccgccgccaaacgCCTGGAACCCCTTCCTCGCCCCCGCTCctcaagctgctgctgctgctgcttctgccccCTCGGACGACGACAGCTCCATTGCCGCCGCGGAGGACATGCGCAAGTCACGGCCTCTGCACTCCGACAAGCTCAAGCCCGGATCTTTGCA CATGAAGGATGAGATGATCAAGTTATACCTGAACAACTCGGCGTCAGCGGCGAGGGAGGTGTGTTTGCTCGGCGCTCCGAGGTGTCACAGCATTGGGATGCTGCTGGGCTCATTGGGTGTTTCCGAGGAGCAATTGTGCGACGCTCTCTTGGAAG GCAATGCACATGGTTTGGGAGTAGAAGCATTGCGGATGCTCTCTCAGTTGGTTCTCACCAATGAGGAAGAGCTTAAGCGGAGATACTCCAAGGATGATCCACCTGCCAAACTCTGTGTAGTGGATGCTTTTCTGAAGACAATACTGGACATACCATTTGCATTCAAGAGAGTGGATGCTATGCTCTATGTTTCTAATTTTTATCTGGAGGTCAATCAGCTGAGGATGTCCTATGCTACTCTTGAG GCAGCTTGCCAGGAGCTGAGGAACAGCAGGCTATTCCACAAAGTTCTTGCGGCTGTTTTGAACTTTGGCAACTTGATGAGTATCAACATAGGTTCTCCAAATTCACACGCCCTGGAGCCCAACACGCTTCTGAAGATAGTTGACGTCAAAGGAGCCGATGGGAAGGCTGCGCTCCTGCAATTCGTGGTCCAGGAAATTCTGAGACCTGAAGGACACAATCTGAACCCGATGTACTCGGCGTCAGCGACATGCAAAACTAATGCAAGCACTCTGACCTACAACGTCGACAGCAGGAAGCATGGCCTACAGGTCGTCTCCAAACTTGCCGCCGAGCTGACCAAcacgaagaaggccgcatccatCGACATAATGAGCCTCAGCAGGAACGTGTCGGAGCTCGGGGTCGGTCTCGGGAAGGTCCATGACGTGCTGAGGCTAAACGGCATGGCTGCTTCGGCCGAGAGCGCCAGGCGGTTCCACAACGCGATGAGCACATTCCTGaggcaggcggaggaggagattctGAAGCTCCAGGCCCAGGAGAGCGCCTGCCTGTCTTTGGTGAAGGAGATCACTGAGTACTTCCACAGCGACCCAGCCAGTGACGAAGCTCAGATGTCCAGGATCTTCGTCGGCGTCAGAGAGTTCCTGGCTATGCTCGACAGGATCTGCAAAGAAGCCGGGGAGATTGACGACAGCGGCCGCATCGGTTCGACGACGACCATGAACTGGATGGCTGCGCCCATGGGGATGACGCCTTAA
- the LOC100838997 gene encoding uncharacterized protein LOC100838997 — MAGFRALAPKTKNLVVAGGLTGFVFGVYYYTMRAVGGTDELQVAIDKFEDLKKKDTAASAATNSSTPGSS, encoded by the coding sequence ATGGCGGGATTCCGGGCGCTGGCACCCAAGACGAAGAACCTTGTGGTGGCCGGAGGGCTGACCGGCTTCGTCTTCGGGGTCTACTACTACACCATGAGGGCGGTGGGGGGCACGGACGAGCTGCAGGTCGCCATCGACAAGTTTGAAgacctgaagaagaaggacacGGCCGCCTCTGCTGCCACAAACTCCTCCACCCCAGGATCTTCATAG
- the LOC100831231 gene encoding uncharacterized protein LOC100831231 isoform X1 translates to MVLGNIAILLGSGYLGTILTSDEGSKVPILGGLLSGAAKFVSQDGKEASSNNDQHTAQLMSQVDRLREDLRRHLGCREVTVVTTRSSGPGALTITAVVAAGVIGYAYIRWKGWKVSDFMWVTKRGLSDACNVVGNQLTEVSDSVHVAKKHLSGRIDRVDASLDEAQEIIEGTRDEVAIIHEDLSTFQRELQEVNHTVQIWGSRLSSIEDTQDRTVRATEALVGFGQQMEHDQNANIRQVSSFLPAPGPSEQNSKRQLPPPPPLAVPTVPSVAKSKPTAEESQEKHGASPEASMRWKLPGLSFLRTSSNI, encoded by the exons ATGGTGCTCGGCAACATCGCCATCCTCCTCGGCTCAG GGTATCTAGGTACAATTCTCACAAGCGACGAAGGGTCGAAAGTCCCAATCCTTGGGGGCTTGCTTTCTGGCGCCGCCAAG TTTGTGAGCCAGGACGGTAAGGAGGCATCGTCGAACAATGATCAACATACTGCTCAGCTCATGTCGCAG GTGGACCGTCTCAGAGAGGATCTGCGACGGCATCTAGGCTGCAGAGAGGTGACAGTTGTCACGACTAGATCATCAG gCCCCGGTGCTCTTACCATAACTGcagttgttgctgctggtgttATCGGCTATGCGTACATAAGGTGGAAG GGCTGGAAAGTTTCAGATTTCATGTGGGTGACAAAGCGTGGTCTGTCTGATGCTTGCAATGTGGTTGGCAACCAACTAACTGAAGTTTCAGACAGTGTGCAT GTTGCCAAGAAACATCTATCTGGAAGAATTGACCGTGTGGATGCGAGTTTGGATGAAGCACAAGAGATCATTGAAGGAACAAGGGATGAG gttGCAATAATCCATGAGGACCTGAGCACGTTCCAGCGAGAGCTACAAGAAGTTAACCATACAGTTCAAATCTGG GGGTCAAGGCTTAGCAGTATCGAAGACACCCAA GATCGAACTGTGCGTGCAACCGAAGCTTTGGTTGGGTTCGGCCAACAAATGGAACATGACCAGAATGCCAACATTCGCCAG GTCTCGTCGTTCCTTCCAGCTCCAGGACCTTCAGAGCAAAATAGCAAGAGG CAgctgccaccaccacctcctctaGCCGTGCCAACAGTTCCGTCAGTGGCCAAATCAAAGCCCACTGCAGAGGAAAGCCAG GAGAAGCACGGAGCCTCACCTGAAGCGAGCATGAGGTGGAAGCTACCTGGCCTTAGCTTTCTAAGGACTTCATCCAATATCTag
- the LOC100831231 gene encoding uncharacterized protein LOC100831231 isoform X2 encodes MVLGNIAILLGSGYLGTILTSDEGSKVPILGGLLSGAAKFVSQDGKEASSNNDQHTAQLMSQVDRLREDLRRHLGCREVTVVTTRSSGPGALTITAVVAAGVIGYAYIRWKGWKVSDFMWVTKRGLSDACNVVGNQLTEVSDSVHVAKKHLSGRIDRVDASLDEAQEIIEGTRDEVAIIHEDLSTFQRELQEVNHTVQIWGSRLSSIEDTQDRTVRATEALVGFGQQMEHDQNANIRQVSSFLPAPGPSEQNSKRLPPPPPLAVPTVPSVAKSKPTAEESQEKHGASPEASMRWKLPGLSFLRTSSNI; translated from the exons ATGGTGCTCGGCAACATCGCCATCCTCCTCGGCTCAG GGTATCTAGGTACAATTCTCACAAGCGACGAAGGGTCGAAAGTCCCAATCCTTGGGGGCTTGCTTTCTGGCGCCGCCAAG TTTGTGAGCCAGGACGGTAAGGAGGCATCGTCGAACAATGATCAACATACTGCTCAGCTCATGTCGCAG GTGGACCGTCTCAGAGAGGATCTGCGACGGCATCTAGGCTGCAGAGAGGTGACAGTTGTCACGACTAGATCATCAG gCCCCGGTGCTCTTACCATAACTGcagttgttgctgctggtgttATCGGCTATGCGTACATAAGGTGGAAG GGCTGGAAAGTTTCAGATTTCATGTGGGTGACAAAGCGTGGTCTGTCTGATGCTTGCAATGTGGTTGGCAACCAACTAACTGAAGTTTCAGACAGTGTGCAT GTTGCCAAGAAACATCTATCTGGAAGAATTGACCGTGTGGATGCGAGTTTGGATGAAGCACAAGAGATCATTGAAGGAACAAGGGATGAG gttGCAATAATCCATGAGGACCTGAGCACGTTCCAGCGAGAGCTACAAGAAGTTAACCATACAGTTCAAATCTGG GGGTCAAGGCTTAGCAGTATCGAAGACACCCAA GATCGAACTGTGCGTGCAACCGAAGCTTTGGTTGGGTTCGGCCAACAAATGGAACATGACCAGAATGCCAACATTCGCCAG GTCTCGTCGTTCCTTCCAGCTCCAGGACCTTCAGAGCAAAATAGCAAGAGG ctgccaccaccacctcctctaGCCGTGCCAACAGTTCCGTCAGTGGCCAAATCAAAGCCCACTGCAGAGGAAAGCCAG GAGAAGCACGGAGCCTCACCTGAAGCGAGCATGAGGTGGAAGCTACCTGGCCTTAGCTTTCTAAGGACTTCATCCAATATCTag
- the LOC100839512 gene encoding ankyrin-1: MADAAAALSARSKVQAFLEAACTGDLGSLRKHGVALDEEGKGAAAVAAAVCDANKRTALHFAAREGQTDVCAFLVNQLGLPVDPKDDDGETPLIHAARQGRLETVKYLLKHGADPSVASSSMGATALHHAAGIGNVDLMKLFLDKGVDVESESDAGTPLVWAAGHGQEDAVKLLLQHNAKPNTETADGITSLLSAVAAGSLPCLEVLIQAGANPNVIAGGATPLHIAADSGNMDIIKCLLQAGGDPNTSDDDGLKPIQVAALRNNLEVVEHLLPLTSPIPGVSNWTVDGIVEYSLSKMAEEKAQLKEGTFDKAASLQSSQPIEVSPEAKKRSLEAKSRGDDAFRRKDYLEAVDAYSQAIEFDPNDAVLLSNRSLCWLRAGQGERALEDARACRELRPDWAKACFREGAALRLLQRFHEAANAFYEGVTLDPENKELVSAFREAVDEGRKLHGTDNPTTTNPTQ, translated from the exons AtggccgacgccgccgccgccctctcaG CTCGGAGCAAGGTGCAAGCTTTCCTCGAGGCCGCGTGCACCGGCGACCTCGGATCCCTCAGGA AGCATGGCGTGGCGCTCGACGAGGAGGGGAAAggcgcggccgccgtggccgccgcagTCTGCGACGCCAACAAGCGCACGGCGCTGCACTTCGCCGCACGGGAAGGGCAGACCGATGTCTGCGCCTTCCTCGTCAACCAGCTCGGCCTCCCCGTCGACCCCAAGGACGACGATG GTGAGACTCCGCTCATCCATGCCGCGCGGCAGGGCCGCCTCGAGACCGTCAAGTACCTGCTCAAGCACGGAGCCGATCCTTCTGTGGCGTCTAGCAGCATGGGAGCCACAGCTCTGCATCATGCTGCTGGGATAG GAAATGTAGACCTTATGAAGCTTTTTCTCGACAAGGGAGTCGATGTCGAATCTGAAAGCGACGCTGGTACACCCCTTGTTTGGGCTGCTGGTCATGGACAAGAAGACGCTGTCAAACTTCTGCTCCAACACAATGCTAAG CCAAACACTGAAACTGCTGATGGTATCACGTCGCTGTTGTCTGCTGTAGCTGCTGGTTCCCTCCCATGTTTGGAGGTTCTAATCCAG GCAGGTGCAAACCCCAATGTCATTGCTGGTGGAGCAACCCCATTGCATATTGCTGCAGATAGTGGGAATATGGACATAATCAAATGTTTGCTTCAAGCTGGAGGTGACCCAAATACCTCTGATGAT GATGGACTGAAGCCAATACAGGTTGCTGCATTAAGGAATAACCTTGAAGTTGTAGAACATCTTTTACCGTTGACCTCTCCGATCCCAGGTGTTTCGAATTGGACTGTTGATGGAATAGTAGAATACTCATTGTCAAAGATGGCTGAGGAAAAG GCGCAATTAAAAGAAGGTACATTTGATAAGGCAGCCAGTTTACAGAGTTCACAGCCCATTGAG GTTTCACCCGAGGCAAAAAAGAGATCCTTGGAAGCCAAATCAAGAGGTGATGATGCCTTCAGAAGAAAAGACTACCTAGAAGCAGTTGATGCATATTCGCAG GCAATCGAGTTTGATCCAAATGATGCGGTGTTGCTTTCAAACAGAAGCCTGTGTTGGCTGCGGGCAGGCCAAGGTGAGCGCGCCCTGGAGGATGCGAGAGCATGCCGGGAATTGAGGCCAGACTGGGCGAAAGCTTGTTTCAGGGAAGGCGCAGCGTTGCGCCTGCTACAG AGGTTCCACGAAGCCGCGAATGCTTTCTATGAGGGGGTGACGCTTGACCCGGAGAACAAAGAGCTCGTGAGCGCGTTCAG GGAGGCGGTGGATGAGGGGAGGAAGCTGCATGGCACGGACaatccaacaacaacaaatccAACACAATGA